Proteins encoded together in one Vibrio lentus window:
- a CDS encoding NarK family nitrate/nitrite MFS transporter has protein sequence MDNTKFSLLSFTGKMKTLHLSWMAFFITFVVWFNFAPLLQMVKTSLGLSTEEIKTLLILNVALTIPARVAIGMLTDRYGPRLVYSSLLAVCSIPCFMFAMADSFIQAAIARFLLGFIGAGFVVGIRLVSEWFPHNELGTAEGIYGGWGNFGSAAAAFTLPTLALAFGGEDGWRYAVGITGLMSLAFSFVFYKNVSDTPKGSTYFKPAQVTAMEVTSKGDFFFLLIMKIPMYAALALLTWKLSPSNINMLSDMAVYSVYAGLAALYVYEVSQVWKVNKNVFKEEVPEIHRYKFKQVAVLNVLYFATFGSELAVVSMLPLFFSETFELTPVLAGMVASAYAFMNLMSRPGGGWISDKFGRKPTLLILTIGLAVGYFAMGQVDSTWPVWLAVVAAMACSFFVQAGEGAVFATVPLIKRRMTGQIAGMTGAYGNVGAVVYLTVLSFVSYQTFFLVIAGTAVLGFVTLMFMEEPNGQIAEVNDDGSVTLINVSN, from the coding sequence ATGGATAATACAAAATTTTCGCTGCTTTCATTTACGGGTAAGATGAAAACCTTACACCTAAGTTGGATGGCCTTTTTTATCACCTTTGTCGTGTGGTTCAACTTTGCCCCACTACTGCAAATGGTGAAAACCTCACTTGGCCTTTCAACTGAGGAAATCAAAACACTCCTTATTCTCAACGTTGCATTGACCATTCCGGCACGTGTCGCGATTGGTATGTTAACCGACCGATACGGCCCAAGGTTAGTCTACTCTTCGCTACTCGCGGTCTGTTCAATCCCTTGTTTTATGTTTGCTATGGCAGACTCTTTCATTCAAGCGGCGATTGCTCGTTTCCTATTAGGCTTCATCGGTGCAGGCTTCGTTGTCGGCATTCGCCTTGTGTCTGAATGGTTCCCACACAATGAACTGGGTACGGCTGAAGGTATTTACGGCGGCTGGGGTAACTTCGGTTCAGCAGCAGCAGCGTTCACACTTCCAACTCTCGCTCTAGCGTTTGGTGGTGAAGACGGCTGGCGTTATGCGGTTGGTATTACTGGCCTTATGAGCTTAGCGTTCTCGTTTGTCTTCTACAAAAACGTATCGGATACACCAAAAGGTTCGACTTACTTCAAGCCAGCTCAAGTAACGGCAATGGAAGTGACATCAAAGGGTGACTTTTTCTTCCTACTCATTATGAAGATCCCGATGTATGCCGCTTTAGCGCTACTGACATGGAAGCTATCACCGAGCAACATCAACATGTTGTCTGACATGGCGGTGTATTCAGTGTATGCAGGTTTAGCCGCACTTTACGTGTACGAAGTGTCGCAAGTTTGGAAGGTAAATAAGAACGTATTCAAAGAAGAAGTACCAGAAATTCACAGATACAAATTCAAGCAAGTTGCTGTGTTGAACGTGTTGTATTTCGCGACATTTGGTTCTGAACTGGCTGTTGTTTCTATGCTGCCACTGTTCTTCTCTGAAACCTTTGAATTAACGCCGGTTCTTGCGGGTATGGTTGCATCGGCTTATGCCTTTATGAACCTAATGTCTCGCCCAGGTGGCGGTTGGATTTCCGACAAATTCGGTCGTAAACCAACACTGCTTATTCTAACGATTGGTCTTGCCGTAGGTTACTTTGCAATGGGTCAAGTAGATAGCACATGGCCAGTATGGCTAGCGGTTGTTGCTGCAATGGCGTGTTCTTTCTTCGTACAGGCCGGTGAAGGTGCGGTGTTTGCAACAGTACCTCTGATTAAACGTCGTATGACAGGTCAAATTGCAGGTATGACGGGTGCTTACGGTAACGTGGGTGCGGTGGTTTACCTCACGGTGCTTTCATTCGTAAGTTACCAAACCTTCTTCTTAGTGATTGCAGGAACAGCGGTACTAGGCTTCGTTACTCTGATGTTCATGGAAGAGCCTAACGGCCAAATTGCTGAAGTGAATGACGACGGCAGTGTCACGCTGATTAATGTTTCAAATTAG
- the nirD gene encoding nitrite reductase small subunit NirD, which yields MKNWTTVCSTRDLTPNGGICAKVDDNQVAIFYCKRSDTLYGLSNYDPVGKANVMSRGIIGSLSGEPYVASPLYKQHYHLETGTCLEQPELKLVKFEVRKQGEQVQVLAPLAIAS from the coding sequence ATGAAAAATTGGACAACCGTATGCAGCACCCGCGACCTAACCCCAAACGGTGGTATTTGCGCCAAAGTAGACGATAACCAAGTGGCTATTTTTTACTGTAAGCGCAGTGACACGCTTTATGGACTCTCTAATTACGATCCTGTTGGCAAGGCGAATGTAATGTCACGTGGTATCATTGGTTCATTAAGCGGTGAGCCTTACGTCGCCTCACCCTTATACAAGCAGCATTACCACTTAGAAACTGGCACGTGCCTTGAACAACCAGAACTCAAGCTCGTGAAATTTGAAGTTCGCAAGCAAGGAGAACAGGTTCAGGTTCTCGCACCGCTTGCTATCGCCAGTTAA
- the nirB gene encoding nitrite reductase large subunit NirB, with protein sequence MSKKKIVVVGNGMVGHKFIDNILQSDSDEFDVITFSEEPRLAYDRVQLTAYFKRGNADDLALTSEEYYQSNGVNYLLNARVAQLDTENKCVVTESGHTESYDTLILATGSFPFVPPIPGNDQEHCHVYRTIEDLDAIELSSKGSKSGVVIGGGLLGLEAANAVKNLGLETHVVEFAPRLMAVQLDDGGGALLRRKIEDLGVQVHTEKATSEIVAGENARYRMNFADGTHLETDMIVFSAGIRPQDALARSSDIAIGERGGIVIDDHCQTNIDNVYAIGECALWDNKIFGLVAPGYSMAKIAASHILSDGTSDAAFTGADMSTKLKLLGVDVASIGEVHGQTEGAQSYTYNDEIEQVYKRLIISADGKKIVGAVLVGDAEAYGSLLQIKQNDMPLPENPSVLILPNVADDSGSAMGVEALPDSAVICSCFDVTKGDIKDAVSAGCTTMAALKETTNASTGCGGCSALAKQVLDSELSNLGVEVSNDICEHFAYSRQELTDIIRVNKIKTFDELLDSHGNGLGCTVCKPAVGSILASYWNDYILEDQHIELQDTNDIYLGNMQKDGTYSVVPRIAGGEITPDRLIVLGEVAKEFDLYTKITGGQRVDLFGAQLNELPIIWKKLIDAGFETGHAYGKSVRTVKSCVGSTWCRYGVDDSVGLAIRLENRYKGLRSPHKIKFAVSGCTRECAEAQSKDFGIIATDKGWNLYICGNGGMRPRHGDLFATDLDETTLLQYIDRILMFYTRTADRLQRTSVWMENLEGGIEYLKQVVIEDKLNVAEELEADIALNIEKYQCEWKTTIENPEKMKRFQHYINSEEMDTSLSFIKEREQRFPKPSLSSSSDSQRDQMLTNADQIEVTEVS encoded by the coding sequence ATGAGCAAGAAGAAAATCGTCGTTGTTGGTAACGGCATGGTTGGACACAAATTTATCGACAACATCCTGCAATCAGACAGTGATGAGTTTGATGTGATTACTTTTAGTGAAGAACCAAGGTTAGCCTATGACCGAGTTCAGCTAACGGCTTACTTCAAGCGCGGAAATGCTGATGACTTGGCATTAACCAGCGAAGAGTATTACCAAAGCAATGGCGTCAATTACCTTCTCAACGCGAGAGTCGCTCAACTAGATACTGAAAATAAGTGCGTTGTGACTGAATCGGGACATACCGAGAGTTATGACACATTGATTCTGGCGACCGGTTCATTCCCTTTTGTTCCCCCTATTCCCGGTAACGACCAAGAACACTGCCACGTTTATCGCACCATCGAAGATCTAGACGCCATTGAACTATCTAGTAAAGGCAGCAAATCTGGCGTGGTGATCGGTGGTGGCCTGCTTGGCTTAGAAGCCGCAAACGCAGTCAAAAACCTTGGCTTGGAAACCCATGTTGTTGAATTTGCACCTCGCCTAATGGCTGTTCAATTAGATGACGGTGGCGGTGCCCTACTGCGCAGAAAGATTGAAGACCTTGGCGTGCAAGTTCACACCGAGAAGGCAACCTCTGAGATAGTCGCGGGTGAGAACGCTCGCTACCGTATGAACTTCGCCGACGGTACCCATCTTGAAACCGATATGATCGTATTCTCTGCGGGTATTCGCCCTCAAGATGCCCTAGCTCGTAGCTCTGATATTGCCATTGGCGAGCGTGGAGGCATTGTGATTGACGATCACTGCCAAACCAACATCGACAACGTGTATGCGATTGGTGAATGTGCGCTTTGGGACAATAAAATCTTCGGCTTAGTCGCCCCTGGTTATTCCATGGCGAAAATCGCGGCTTCGCATATCTTATCGGACGGAACGAGCGACGCTGCGTTTACTGGTGCCGACATGAGTACCAAGCTCAAACTGCTGGGTGTTGATGTGGCCAGTATTGGCGAAGTACACGGCCAAACCGAAGGCGCTCAATCGTATACCTATAACGATGAAATCGAACAGGTTTACAAACGCCTGATCATATCGGCTGATGGCAAGAAGATTGTCGGTGCGGTATTGGTGGGTGATGCAGAGGCTTACGGTTCGCTACTGCAAATCAAACAAAATGACATGCCTCTTCCTGAAAACCCATCAGTACTGATTCTACCTAATGTCGCGGATGATTCAGGCTCTGCAATGGGTGTTGAAGCTCTGCCTGATAGCGCTGTGATTTGTTCATGTTTCGATGTGACAAAAGGCGACATTAAAGACGCGGTATCTGCTGGCTGCACCACTATGGCGGCACTGAAAGAAACCACCAACGCTTCGACTGGTTGTGGCGGTTGTTCTGCCCTTGCTAAACAGGTTCTTGATAGCGAACTGAGTAACTTGGGTGTCGAGGTTTCTAACGATATCTGTGAGCACTTTGCCTATTCTCGCCAAGAGCTGACTGACATCATTCGAGTCAACAAGATTAAGACCTTTGATGAGTTGCTAGATTCTCACGGAAACGGATTAGGTTGTACCGTGTGTAAGCCAGCAGTCGGTTCAATTTTGGCTTCTTACTGGAACGATTACATCCTCGAAGATCAACATATCGAACTGCAAGACACCAATGACATCTACCTTGGCAACATGCAGAAAGACGGCACCTACTCTGTGGTTCCGCGTATTGCTGGCGGTGAAATCACACCCGATAGACTGATTGTGCTTGGTGAAGTCGCTAAAGAGTTCGACCTTTATACCAAGATCACCGGTGGTCAACGTGTCGACTTGTTTGGCGCGCAACTTAACGAACTGCCAATCATCTGGAAAAAGCTGATTGATGCAGGTTTTGAAACGGGCCATGCCTACGGTAAATCGGTACGTACCGTGAAATCGTGTGTGGGTAGCACTTGGTGTCGATACGGCGTCGACGACAGTGTTGGCTTAGCGATTCGACTAGAAAACCGCTACAAAGGCTTACGCTCACCACACAAGATCAAGTTTGCGGTTTCTGGCTGTACACGCGAATGTGCAGAAGCCCAATCAAAAGACTTTGGCATTATCGCCACCGACAAAGGTTGGAACCTCTACATCTGTGGTAACGGCGGTATGCGTCCTCGCCACGGTGACCTTTTTGCTACCGACCTTGATGAAACAACTCTTCTGCAATACATCGACCGCATTCTGATGTTCTACACACGTACCGCAGACCGCCTACAACGCACATCAGTATGGATGGAGAACCTTGAAGGTGGCATCGAATACCTCAAGCAAGTCGTGATTGAAGACAAGCTCAATGTTGCTGAAGAACTTGAAGCTGACATCGCCCTCAACATCGAAAAATACCAATGTGAATGGAAAACCACCATCGAAAACCCTGAAAAGATGAAACGCTTCCAGCACTACATTAACAGCGAAGAGATGGACACTAGCCTGTCATTCATTAAAGAACGAGAGCAGCGTTTTCCTAAGCCGAGCTTGAGCTCTTCTTCAGATTCACAACGAGATCAAATGCTAACCAACGCAGACCAAATAGAAGTCACGGAAGTTTCGTAA